A genome region from Pseudomonas pergaminensis includes the following:
- the otnI gene encoding 2-oxo-tetronate isomerase, producing the protein MPRFAANLSMLYPEHAFLERFAAAAADGFDAVEYLFPYEYSAQVLKQHLSDNGLVQALFNAPPGDWAAGERGIATLPGRESEFRAGFDRALEYAAVLGNTRIHVMAGLLPSEQHRERHHAVYLENLAYATAQARQAGVTVLLEPINTRDMPGFFLNRQDQAHAICKEVGASNLKVQFDCYHCQIVEGDLAVKLLRDINGIGHIQIAGVPDRHEPNLGELNYPYLFELIDELGYDGWVGCEYRPKSDTSAGLQWLRDWKAR; encoded by the coding sequence ATGCCTCGCTTTGCTGCCAACCTAAGCATGCTTTACCCCGAACACGCTTTTCTGGAGCGCTTCGCAGCGGCTGCGGCCGATGGTTTTGATGCCGTGGAGTATCTGTTCCCCTACGAATACAGCGCCCAGGTACTCAAACAGCACCTGAGCGACAACGGCCTGGTTCAAGCCCTGTTCAACGCGCCGCCCGGCGACTGGGCGGCGGGCGAACGCGGCATCGCCACCCTGCCGGGCCGCGAAAGCGAATTTCGCGCCGGCTTCGACCGTGCCCTGGAATACGCCGCCGTGCTAGGCAATACCCGCATCCACGTGATGGCCGGCCTGCTGCCCTCGGAGCAGCACCGTGAGCGCCATCACGCGGTGTACCTCGAGAACCTGGCTTACGCCACCGCCCAAGCACGTCAGGCTGGCGTGACGGTGTTGCTGGAACCGATCAACACTCGCGACATGCCGGGGTTTTTCCTCAACCGACAGGACCAGGCACACGCGATCTGCAAGGAGGTCGGCGCAAGCAATTTGAAGGTGCAGTTTGACTGCTATCACTGCCAGATCGTCGAAGGTGATTTGGCGGTCAAACTGCTTCGCGACATCAACGGCATTGGCCATATTCAGATTGCCGGCGTACCCGACCGACACGAACCGAACCTGGGTGAATTGAACTACCCCTACCTGTTCGAGCTGATTGACGAGTTGGGCTACGACGGCTGGGTCGGTTGCGAATACCGCCCCAAGAGCGATACCTCGGCAGGGCTGCAATGGTTGCGGGACTGGAAAGCGCGCTAA
- a CDS encoding alpha/beta fold hydrolase, whose protein sequence is MHRFSPRPAVGLLLSLALISSAVGAASLPAATEGDWIAPQFTFHTGEKLANLKLHYITLGNPKNPAILYLHGTYRPGSDVLSKDFGGELFGSGQPLDASKYYIISTDGIGVGQSSKPSDGLRAKFPEYNYTDLVQAQYRLVTEGLGIKHLRLIIGNSMGGMQTWMWGQTWPQMMDALVPMASQPTEMSSRNWMMRRLLVESIKQDPAWNNGNYSAQPPSLRLANAMFSVGTSGGTLAYQAAAPTRALADKLVDERLNAAQTADANDFIYQWQSSADYNAALGLNKIQAPVLVINSADDERNPPETGRLEASMKELKHARLLLIPASADTRGHGTTSMAKFYSKELGQFMQETEKAR, encoded by the coding sequence ATGCATAGATTCAGTCCACGGCCCGCGGTCGGGCTGTTGTTGTCCCTGGCGTTGATCAGTTCCGCCGTCGGCGCCGCGTCGTTACCGGCCGCGACCGAGGGCGATTGGATCGCCCCGCAGTTCACCTTTCACACCGGTGAAAAACTCGCCAACCTCAAACTGCACTACATCACCCTCGGCAACCCCAAGAACCCCGCCATCCTCTACCTGCATGGCACCTACCGGCCCGGCAGCGATGTGCTGAGCAAGGATTTTGGCGGCGAACTGTTCGGCTCCGGGCAGCCGCTGGACGCCAGCAAGTACTACATCATCTCCACCGACGGCATCGGCGTGGGCCAGTCCAGCAAACCCTCCGACGGCCTGCGCGCAAAGTTTCCCGAGTACAACTACACCGACCTGGTTCAAGCCCAGTATCGATTGGTTACCGAAGGCCTGGGGATCAAGCACCTGCGGCTGATCATCGGCAACTCCATGGGCGGTATGCAAACCTGGATGTGGGGCCAGACCTGGCCGCAGATGATGGACGCGCTGGTGCCCATGGCGTCCCAACCCACCGAGATGTCATCGCGCAACTGGATGATGCGCCGTTTGCTGGTGGAGTCGATCAAGCAAGACCCGGCCTGGAACAACGGTAACTACAGCGCGCAACCGCCGTCCCTGCGCCTGGCAAACGCGATGTTCAGCGTTGGCACCAGCGGCGGCACCCTCGCCTATCAGGCGGCGGCACCGACCCGAGCGCTGGCCGACAAGTTGGTGGATGAGCGCTTGAATGCCGCGCAAACCGCAGACGCCAATGACTTCATCTACCAATGGCAATCTTCCGCCGACTACAACGCAGCCCTCGGTCTGAACAAGATCCAGGCGCCGGTGCTGGTCATCAACTCGGCGGACGATGAGCGCAACCCTCCGGAAACCGGACGGTTGGAAGCGTCGATGAAAGAGCTCAAGCACGCACGGCTGCTGCTCATCCCTGCCAGTGCCGACACCCGTGGCCATGGCACCACGAGCATGGCGAAGTTTTACAGCAAGGAGCTGGGGCAATTCATGCAAGAGACTGAAAAGGCGCGTTAG
- a CDS encoding DeoR/GlpR family DNA-binding transcription regulator — protein sequence MPSQKNVAAESGAPMIPEQRRELILRQLRKQHVLSVHQLMEMFDCSHMTVRRDIALLEQEGLAYSVTGGVRIASQLHSEPSHQVKAVVELPQKQAMAKLAARLLLADMTIYLDAGTSTLEIVPYIKLLSGMTVVTNDFGVVQALMDAPHVTVIHTGGQLDHSNHSCVGGLAVTTLRQVVTDIAFISTSSWDLRRGITTPSALKVEVKQVAMQSASQVVLVASSSKYGTFSMYKIAGLEQFDVIISDDALAPAAADGIRKQGVELMLPSDPQPA from the coding sequence ATGCCAAGCCAGAAGAACGTGGCCGCCGAAAGCGGCGCGCCGATGATTCCTGAACAGCGTCGCGAGTTGATCTTGCGTCAGTTGCGCAAACAGCATGTGCTGAGTGTTCACCAGTTGATGGAGATGTTCGACTGCTCACACATGACGGTGCGCCGCGATATCGCGTTGCTTGAGCAGGAAGGCCTGGCGTATTCGGTGACGGGCGGTGTGCGCATTGCCAGCCAGCTTCACAGTGAGCCCAGCCACCAGGTCAAGGCCGTGGTTGAGTTGCCGCAGAAGCAAGCGATGGCCAAACTCGCGGCCCGTCTCCTGTTGGCGGACATGACTATTTATTTGGATGCCGGCACCAGCACCCTGGAGATCGTGCCCTATATCAAACTGCTCAGTGGCATGACGGTGGTGACCAATGACTTCGGCGTGGTTCAGGCGTTGATGGATGCACCCCACGTGACGGTGATTCATACCGGTGGGCAGCTCGACCATTCCAATCATTCCTGTGTCGGCGGCCTGGCGGTGACGACACTGCGTCAGGTGGTGACGGATATCGCGTTTATCTCGACCAGCTCCTGGGACCTGCGACGCGGCATCACCACACCGTCGGCGCTGAAGGTGGAGGTCAAGCAGGTGGCCATGCAATCGGCGTCCCAAGTGGTGCTGGTGGCCAGCAGCTCCAAGTACGGCACGTTCAGCATGTACAAAATTGCCGGGTTGGAGCAGTTCGATGTGATCATCAGTGATGACGCATTGGCGCCTGCGGCGGCGGATGGGATTCGCAAGCAAGGGGTCGAATTGATGTTGCCGTCCGACCCCCAGCCAGCCTAA